A genomic window from Flavobacterium hankyongi includes:
- a CDS encoding GAF domain-containing protein, whose product MNFSEFPENPFQIKISFHKVLEALEEIANSDVDYRSNYAKALLEKTAPFPELRNGITSMRQIDDNAVLINHLLADLFPTALTNNEIKAVTIPFVNITFNYTERFKKILKDAGTDFDMNIRDFDENQFYIMCCCLIINMQYKQNFDFSKPLFYDIPDALGIMKHYRILYNADFLEILPTENSIHLTQEDIDLLMDSFDNIDIWKEKFPIDSWILKGFGIVVLFDATTENAVSNLKSTLLKVADENEDFSEILKGILKSIYKIKDLRIGYTSFSQDEIKFNTMEKEKKVDSFLLCGTTEMKCQKALNSDIYKSLVEEKNYVAISNVSKFAAIAENAFFGYHLLSQNVMSCVFAPVVKDNNLLGVIELVSSKIGELNSLNAHKLDIVMPFIVDTIDRYNSDVQNKIEAVIQKEYTTIHPSVYWKFQKEARKYIINEHSSPEYTFKEIVFKDVYPLYGQIDIKESSDTRNRAAQEDIRNQLRSLIQIIEALHEKTKLPILEQRKFELESYLNDLFTNLKADTEQQIQRYIETDIHPILKNENEAEKVQDYFKMIDENTGTFYQERKKFDATLTAINKKISVVLDNKQKEAQAIFPHYFERFNTDGVEHNLYIGNSIAPNGNFNLNYLYNMRLWQLQVLAEMEKEHYALKDTLPFQLEVTSLILVFSSPITIRFRMDEKRFDVDGSYNARYEVVKKRIDKALEKNTKKRITEKGKITIVYSHSHEEKEYTKYIEYLQFQKILEPTVEFLEVEDLQGVSGLKAIRVKVLLN is encoded by the coding sequence ATGAATTTTAGTGAATTCCCGGAAAATCCGTTTCAAATAAAAATTTCTTTTCATAAAGTTTTAGAAGCTTTAGAAGAAATTGCCAACTCTGATGTTGATTACAGATCTAATTACGCCAAAGCATTACTAGAAAAAACAGCACCATTCCCAGAATTGCGTAATGGAATAACCAGTATGCGACAAATAGATGATAATGCTGTATTGATTAATCATTTACTGGCAGATTTATTTCCAACAGCTTTAACCAATAATGAAATTAAAGCGGTTACTATCCCTTTTGTCAATATTACTTTCAACTATACGGAAAGGTTTAAAAAAATACTTAAAGATGCCGGAACTGATTTCGACATGAATATTCGTGATTTTGATGAAAATCAGTTTTATATCATGTGCTGTTGTCTTATAATCAACATGCAATACAAACAAAATTTTGATTTCAGCAAACCTTTATTTTATGATATTCCAGATGCTCTAGGCATCATGAAACACTATCGCATTTTATATAATGCTGATTTTCTTGAAATACTCCCAACAGAAAACTCTATACATCTTACACAGGAAGATATTGATTTATTAATGGATAGTTTTGACAACATTGATATCTGGAAAGAAAAATTTCCCATTGACAGTTGGATTCTAAAAGGTTTTGGTATAGTAGTACTTTTTGACGCTACAACTGAGAATGCAGTTTCAAATCTTAAAAGTACTTTATTAAAAGTAGCTGATGAAAACGAAGATTTTAGTGAAATTTTAAAAGGAATACTCAAATCTATATACAAAATAAAAGATTTACGTATTGGCTATACTTCTTTTTCTCAAGACGAAATAAAATTCAACACTATGGAAAAAGAGAAGAAAGTAGATAGCTTCTTACTCTGTGGTACTACCGAAATGAAATGTCAAAAAGCATTGAACAGTGATATTTATAAGTCTTTAGTAGAAGAAAAAAACTACGTAGCTATTTCTAATGTGAGTAAATTTGCAGCAATAGCAGAAAATGCATTCTTTGGTTATCATTTACTTTCACAAAATGTTATGAGCTGTGTGTTTGCTCCAGTTGTAAAAGATAACAATTTACTAGGTGTTATCGAACTGGTTTCTTCTAAAATTGGGGAATTAAATAGCTTGAATGCTCACAAGTTGGATATTGTTATGCCTTTTATTGTGGATACAATAGATCGTTATAATTCAGATGTTCAGAATAAAATTGAAGCAGTAATCCAAAAAGAATATACTACAATACATCCAAGTGTTTACTGGAAGTTCCAGAAAGAAGCCCGTAAATACATTATAAACGAACATTCGAGTCCTGAATACACCTTCAAAGAAATAGTATTTAAAGATGTGTACCCATTATATGGACAGATAGACATCAAGGAATCCTCAGACACAAGAAACAGAGCCGCTCAGGAAGATATTAGAAATCAATTAAGGTCTTTAATTCAGATTATTGAAGCGTTACATGAAAAAACAAAACTTCCAATATTAGAACAACGAAAATTTGAATTAGAAAGCTATTTAAATGATTTGTTTACTAACTTAAAAGCTGATACTGAACAACAAATTCAGCGTTATATTGAAACTGATATTCATCCCATCCTTAAAAATGAAAATGAAGCCGAAAAGGTGCAGGATTATTTTAAGATGATTGATGAAAATACTGGTACTTTTTATCAGGAAAGAAAAAAGTTTGATGCTACACTAACAGCCATCAATAAAAAAATAAGTGTTGTATTAGACAATAAACAGAAAGAGGCACAAGCAATCTTTCCGCATTATTTTGAACGGTTCAATACCGATGGCGTAGAACACAATTTATATATAGGCAATTCAATAGCGCCTAATGGAAATTTCAACTTGAATTATCTTTACAATATGCGTTTGTGGCAATTGCAGGTACTGGCTGAAATGGAAAAAGAACATTATGCCCTAAAAGACACATTACCCTTTCAATTAGAAGTTACTTCGTTGATATTGGTGTTTAGTTCTCCAATCACTATTCGTTTCCGTATGGATGAAAAACGTTTTGATGTAGACGGTTCTTATAATGCACGTTACGAAGTAGTCAAAAAACGCATCGACAAAGCTTTAGAAAAAAACACCAAAAAACGTATTACTGAAAAAGGAAAAATCACGATTGTTTATTCACATTCTCATGAAGAAAAAGAATACACAAAATATATTGAATATCTTCAATTCCAGAAAATTCTTGAACCTACTGTTGAATTTCTTGAAGTTGAAGATTTACAAGGTGTTTCTGGATTGAAAGCGATACGTGTTAAAGTACTTTTAAATTAG
- a CDS encoding TIGR02757 family protein has translation MKQFELKEFLDEKVELYNNPNFIESDPIQIPHQFNLKEDIEIAGFLASVIAWGNRKMIIKNAQKMMELMGNTPYDFVMSHEEHHLENLQSFVHRTFNGQDFISFIKGLQNIYTNHNGLENVFSINTANNSTQKAISEFKTTFFEIPHLQRTQKHLPNPNIGSAAKRINMYLRWMCRQDNKGVDFGIWKTIPTSALSCPLDVHSGNVARKLGLLIRKQNDAKALLELDTNLRKLDPNDPVKYDFALFGLGVFEGF, from the coding sequence TTGAAACAATTTGAATTAAAAGAATTTCTTGATGAAAAAGTGGAATTATACAACAATCCAAATTTCATCGAAAGTGATCCTATACAAATTCCACATCAATTTAATTTAAAAGAAGATATTGAAATTGCTGGTTTCTTAGCATCGGTCATTGCTTGGGGAAATCGAAAAATGATTATCAAAAATGCACAAAAGATGATGGAGCTAATGGGAAATACTCCCTATGATTTTGTCATGTCACATGAAGAACATCATTTGGAAAATTTGCAAAGCTTTGTACATCGAACCTTTAATGGTCAGGATTTTATAAGTTTTATTAAAGGATTACAAAACATTTACACTAATCATAATGGTTTAGAGAATGTCTTCAGTATAAATACAGCAAATAATTCAACCCAAAAAGCCATTTCTGAATTCAAAACTACTTTTTTTGAAATTCCACATCTTCAAAGGACTCAAAAGCATTTACCTAATCCCAATATTGGTTCAGCAGCAAAGAGAATTAACATGTACTTACGCTGGATGTGTCGCCAAGACAACAAAGGAGTCGATTTTGGTATCTGGAAAACTATCCCTACTTCTGCCCTATCTTGCCCTCTAGATGTTCACTCAGGTAATGTAGCCCGTAAACTAGGATTACTTATCCGAAAACAAAACGATGCCAAAGCATTGCTAGAATTAGATACAAACCTTAGAAAACTTGACCCGAATGATCCTGTAAAATATGACTTTGCATTATTTGGTTTAGGTGTTTTTGAAGGATTTTAA
- a CDS encoding Pycsar system effector family protein, whose amino-acid sequence MNFIQHAEDFVFKLLKDNLSNLYTYHNFNHTQKVVSATRILITNEKVNDNDAEALLVAAWFHDTGYIKGPTSHEEASAVIVKQFLLDNNKDEEFIDKVASLIRATEVNYEPQNILEKIIKDADYSHFASEDYIATCQLLREEWKLTQEKEYTDLEWMTENRRILVSCHRYFTDYAKEKWQPVKDKNILLLHKEIQKLSGNIENISKSKIKKKKLEKLERPERGIDTMFRTTLSNHTRLSEIADSKANILLSVNAIIISIALSTLIPKLDSPGNVHLIVPTFILLMFSVISIIFAIMSTRPKVTSGTFTRQDIEDKKVNLLFFGNFYKMPLDEYQWAVNEMMKDRDYLYNSMIKDLYYLGLVLNRKYKLLRTTYTVFMIGIICSVFAFVWAFKTSGI is encoded by the coding sequence ATGAATTTTATTCAACACGCAGAAGACTTTGTTTTCAAATTACTCAAAGATAATCTTTCTAATTTATATACTTACCATAATTTTAATCATACTCAAAAAGTAGTTTCGGCTACCAGAATATTGATTACTAATGAAAAAGTCAATGATAACGATGCCGAAGCCCTTCTTGTAGCAGCATGGTTTCACGATACAGGATATATAAAAGGTCCTACCAGTCATGAAGAAGCCAGTGCTGTGATAGTAAAACAATTCCTTTTAGATAATAATAAAGATGAAGAGTTTATAGATAAAGTAGCTTCATTGATTCGTGCAACGGAAGTCAATTATGAGCCTCAAAATATTTTAGAAAAAATCATTAAAGATGCAGATTATAGCCATTTTGCTAGTGAGGATTATATAGCAACTTGTCAATTATTGCGCGAAGAATGGAAGCTTACTCAAGAAAAAGAATACACCGATTTAGAATGGATGACAGAAAACAGAAGGATTCTAGTAAGTTGCCATCGTTATTTTACGGATTATGCTAAAGAAAAATGGCAACCAGTAAAGGATAAAAATATTTTGTTATTACATAAAGAAATACAAAAGCTTTCAGGAAACATAGAAAACATTTCCAAGTCTAAAATTAAAAAGAAGAAATTGGAAAAACTGGAACGTCCTGAACGTGGTATTGATACAATGTTTAGAACTACACTGAGTAATCATACTCGTCTTAGTGAAATAGCAGACAGTAAAGCGAATATACTTCTTTCGGTTAATGCTATTATTATTTCTATTGCATTATCAACCCTAATTCCAAAATTAGACAGTCCTGGAAATGTACATTTAATTGTGCCTACTTTTATTCTATTAATGTTTAGTGTGATTTCAATCATTTTTGCTATTATGTCCACTAGACCTAAAGTCACAAGCGGAACATTCACACGTCAGGATATAGAAGACAAAAAGGTAAATCTTTTGTTCTTTGGTAATTTCTATAAAATGCCGTTAGATGAATACCAATGGGCGGTAAATGAAATGATGAAAGATCGCGATTATCTGTACAATTCAATGATTAAAGACTTGTATTACCTTGGCCTTGTATTAAACCGTAAATACAAATTATTGCGTACAACCTATACCGTTTTTATGATTGGAATAATCTGTTCAGTATTTGCTTTTGTATGGGCTTTTAAAACTTCTGGAATCTAA
- a CDS encoding metallophosphoesterase, producing the protein MKLFWVNESIKQNYKLFCYSLTSLLLTACATHKIQLGKNTSNEITEEKQDTIKNSHTLYLIGDAGNADDEQTQKTLSLLKERLDKADKNATLLFLGDNIYPLGMPADKNNPERTAAETKLSNQLKITEQFKGKTIFIPGNHDWYHDLKGLHEQELFVSTYLKEKKSFLPRKGCGIENISLSNDVVLITIDSQWYLEDWNKQPYINDDCEIKTRDKFFEEFESLVNKNQNKTTIIAIHHPLLTNGPHGGQFSLEKQIFPSKYKVPLPVLGSFINLLRKTSGISPQDLQNKQYTAFVNRIKPIIQNRDNIIVVSGHEHNLQYIEHEGIKQIVSGSASKREAARAIYPNNFSFGGNGYAVLNIKNNGTAVTSFYSTEDNNEKEIFSQEIIKTEKGDELIYTGLNNKVVEAPIYPTKLTKKNAFYRFLWGKHYRDYYGMPIEAPIAQLDTLHGGLKPNIAGGGHQSLSLRLKDKNGKEYVMRALKKSASRFLQSVAFRDQNVENEFYNTAAEKFIYDYYTTAHPYTPFIIGDLADNVGIYHSNPKLFYVPKQKLLGQYNDTFGDQLYMIEERPTDEHKDLENFGKPDAIVGSDDVFTNLRKDEKYSVDEESYIRARLFDMLIGDWDRHIDQWRWAEYKKDNKIIYKPIPRDRDQAFAKIDGKLLSLLTNIPAARHMKSFKKEFPSVKWFNFAANSLDKAFIKQNNREVWKKQANYIVTHLTDEAIDKAFSNLPKEIRDDHTTNEIKEKLKYRKSQLESFGLKYQKRLEENVLLLGTDKKDKFVITRMPKGKSEVKIIRMKKDGEALQFSKIYNKKETKEIWIYGLDDEDIFEVKGNAENPILIRLIGGQNNDTYVIEEGNKVKIHDFKSKENTIDNKDNACVALSDDYEINEYYYKRALLNAMRIMPSVGSNPDDGVKLGVALNYTKYGFNNNPYQQKHQFKGNYYFATEGFELFYKGTFAKAVGNWDFVIDARYTTPNFSINYFGYGNQTSNNDEEFGMNYNRVKIQLLKIAPSLVRNGRNGSTTQIQPIFENIEVEKTTRRFVNQLGNNVNEKIFDYQQFAGVDFKYGYENYDNTSNPTMGMTFSVLASWKTNLSDSKRNFPYLEGIYGISHKLTTNGALVLGTMLKAKAVLNNNYEFYQGATIGGDYDLRGYRTERFLGKQSFLQSTDLRLKIGKIRQSIVPMQYGILGGYDYGRIWLDGETSNKWHQSVGGGLWLNGINTVTARLTFFNGSDGNRVAFGLGFGF; encoded by the coding sequence ATGAAATTGTTTTGGGTAAACGAATCAATCAAACAAAATTATAAACTGTTTTGCTATTCTTTAACCTCTCTACTGCTTACTGCCTGTGCTACACACAAAATTCAATTAGGTAAAAACACATCGAATGAAATTACTGAAGAAAAACAGGATACTATAAAAAATAGCCATACACTGTATTTAATTGGTGATGCTGGAAATGCTGATGATGAACAAACCCAGAAAACTCTTTCTCTTTTAAAAGAAAGACTGGATAAAGCCGATAAAAATGCGACATTGTTATTCCTTGGAGATAATATTTATCCATTGGGAATGCCTGCAGATAAAAATAATCCTGAAAGAACGGCTGCCGAAACGAAACTTAGCAATCAATTAAAAATAACCGAACAATTTAAAGGAAAAACCATTTTTATTCCAGGTAATCACGACTGGTATCACGATTTGAAAGGATTGCACGAACAAGAACTTTTTGTTTCTACATACCTAAAAGAAAAAAAATCCTTCTTACCTAGAAAAGGCTGTGGTATAGAGAATATCAGTCTAAGCAATGATGTTGTTTTAATCACAATTGACAGTCAATGGTATTTGGAAGACTGGAACAAACAGCCTTACATTAATGATGATTGCGAAATCAAGACAAGAGATAAATTCTTTGAGGAATTTGAGAGTTTAGTCAATAAAAACCAAAACAAAACTACTATTATTGCCATTCACCATCCGTTATTAACAAACGGTCCACATGGTGGGCAATTTTCATTAGAGAAGCAAATCTTTCCATCAAAATACAAAGTTCCTCTACCTGTTCTAGGCTCTTTTATCAACTTATTGAGAAAAACATCAGGTATTAGTCCGCAAGACTTACAAAACAAACAATACACAGCTTTTGTAAACCGTATAAAGCCAATCATTCAAAACAGAGACAACATTATTGTAGTTTCTGGTCATGAACATAATTTACAATATATTGAACACGAAGGCATCAAACAAATTGTTAGTGGTTCAGCCTCAAAAAGAGAAGCTGCAAGAGCCATTTACCCTAATAACTTTTCATTTGGAGGTAATGGATATGCTGTTCTCAACATAAAAAACAATGGTACTGCAGTGACTTCATTTTACAGTACCGAGGACAACAATGAAAAAGAAATCTTTAGTCAAGAAATTATTAAAACCGAAAAAGGAGATGAATTAATCTATACTGGATTAAACAACAAAGTCGTGGAAGCTCCTATATATCCAACGAAATTGACTAAAAAAAATGCTTTTTACCGCTTCCTGTGGGGAAAACATTATCGTGACTATTACGGTATGCCTATTGAAGCTCCAATAGCGCAATTGGATACGCTGCATGGTGGGCTAAAACCAAACATTGCTGGTGGAGGTCATCAATCATTATCATTGCGCTTAAAAGACAAAAACGGTAAAGAATATGTAATGCGTGCCTTAAAGAAAAGTGCTTCGCGTTTCCTGCAAAGTGTTGCCTTTAGAGACCAAAACGTAGAAAACGAGTTCTATAATACTGCTGCTGAAAAGTTTATTTATGATTATTACACTACTGCACACCCTTACACTCCATTCATTATTGGGGATTTAGCTGATAATGTTGGTATTTATCATTCTAATCCAAAATTGTTTTATGTTCCAAAACAAAAACTGTTGGGGCAATACAATGACACTTTTGGAGATCAATTATACATGATTGAAGAAAGACCAACTGATGAACACAAAGACTTGGAAAACTTCGGAAAGCCTGATGCAATTGTAGGATCTGATGATGTTTTTACCAATTTAAGAAAAGATGAAAAGTATAGCGTTGATGAGGAAAGCTACATAAGAGCTCGCCTTTTTGATATGCTTATTGGCGATTGGGACCGCCACATTGACCAATGGCGATGGGCCGAATACAAAAAAGACAACAAAATTATTTACAAGCCAATTCCAAGAGACCGTGATCAGGCATTTGCAAAAATTGATGGAAAACTACTTTCTTTATTGACCAATATTCCAGCGGCAAGACATATGAAATCATTTAAAAAAGAGTTCCCTAGTGTGAAATGGTTCAACTTTGCTGCGAATTCATTAGACAAAGCTTTTATAAAACAGAATAATCGCGAAGTATGGAAAAAGCAAGCTAACTATATTGTAACTCATCTTACTGATGAAGCTATTGATAAGGCTTTTTCTAACTTACCAAAAGAAATCAGAGATGATCACACAACAAATGAAATAAAGGAAAAACTTAAATATAGAAAAAGTCAACTTGAAAGTTTTGGATTAAAATACCAAAAAAGATTGGAGGAAAATGTGCTTCTTTTGGGTACCGATAAAAAAGACAAATTTGTCATTACTCGTATGCCCAAAGGGAAATCGGAAGTAAAAATAATCCGAATGAAGAAAGACGGAGAAGCATTACAATTCAGTAAAATCTACAACAAAAAAGAAACCAAAGAAATCTGGATTTATGGCTTGGACGATGAAGATATTTTTGAAGTTAAAGGTAATGCAGAAAATCCAATACTGATCCGCTTAATAGGTGGACAAAACAACGATACCTATGTTATTGAAGAAGGCAACAAAGTAAAAATTCACGATTTTAAATCGAAAGAAAACACAATAGACAATAAAGACAATGCTTGTGTTGCTTTATCAGATGATTATGAAATTAATGAATACTATTACAAAAGAGCACTTTTAAACGCAATGAGAATAATGCCTTCTGTTGGTTCTAATCCTGATGACGGAGTAAAACTTGGAGTAGCTCTAAATTATACTAAATATGGGTTCAACAACAATCCGTACCAACAAAAACATCAATTTAAAGGTAATTATTACTTTGCCACCGAAGGTTTTGAATTGTTTTACAAAGGGACTTTTGCAAAAGCTGTAGGAAATTGGGATTTTGTGATTGATGCTAGGTATACCACTCCTAATTTCAGCATCAATTATTTTGGATACGGAAATCAAACTTCAAATAATGATGAGGAATTCGGAATGAATTACAATCGTGTAAAAATACAATTACTAAAAATAGCTCCTTCATTAGTCAGAAACGGAAGAAACGGAAGTACTACACAAATTCAACCCATTTTCGAAAACATTGAAGTAGAGAAAACCACTAGAAGATTTGTAAATCAACTAGGTAACAATGTAAACGAAAAGATTTTTGACTATCAGCAATTTGCCGGAGTTGATTTCAAGTATGGATACGAGAATTACGACAATACTTCTAATCCTACTATGGGAATGACTTTTTCTGTACTGGCGAGTTGGAAAACTAATTTAAGTGATTCAAAACGTAACTTCCCTTACTTGGAAGGAATTTATGGAATAAGTCATAAGCTTACTACAAACGGTGCTTTGGTATTAGGCACTATGTTAAAAGCAAAAGCTGTTTTAAACAATAATTATGAATTTTATCAAGGCGCTACCATTGGTGGTGACTACGACTTGAGAGGCTACCGTACAGAACGTTTTTTAGGAAAACAATCGTTTCTACAAAGTACCGATTTACGTTTGAAAATTGGTAAAATACGTCAGAGTATCGTTCCTATGCAATACGGAATATTAGGAGGCTATGATTACGGACGTATTTGGCTCGATGGTGAAACTTCAAACAAATGGCATCAGTCTGTTGGAGGTGGTTTATGGTTGAACGGAATTAATACTGTTACGGCCAGACTTACGTTTTTTAATGGTTCAGATGGTAATAGAGTTGCCTTCGGGTTGGGTTTTGGATTTTAG